One stretch of Aquimarina sp. Aq107 DNA includes these proteins:
- the paaZ gene encoding phenylacetic acid degradation bifunctional protein PaaZ, which translates to MKTLESYITGKWATGSGDGIVMNDAVTGEIIGASTTDGLDIPEVLHYGRTKGGEVLRKMTFQERGNMLKSLALYLTKRKEQFYELSYRTGATRVDSWIDIEGGFGNLFANASLRKLFPNQSYHVEGDPIDLSRGGRFMAHHILVPKRGVAVHINAFNFPIWGMLEKCAVNWMAGMPAVVLPAPQTAYLTEAVVRVIVDSGILPEGALQLLSGMTKNILDTVGSQDVVTFTGSAHTGRVLKAHPRLIEESVPFTMEADSLNACVLGEDAVPGTPEFDLFVKEVRKEMTVKTGQKCTAIRRIIVPSKLVEDVQIALGKQLDKVTIGDPRLKEVRMGALASKKQVESFKNNVAEIAKTAQIVYGNLDTIETVGADAQKGAFVSPILMRQDNPFQHKGVHEIEAFGPVSTIMPYDTLDDAITLSQMGKGSLVSSIFTYDDQIAKEYVVGAASHHGRILIGNRENAKQSTGHGSPLPMLTHGGPGRAGGGEEMGGMRGIKHYMQRCAIQGTPTTLTEVTGIYQANSKYKESDKHPFAYHWEDIEPGMSLKTHKRTITDTDIINFGNLTWDHFYAHTDITSLDGSIFEKRTAHGYFILAAAAGLFVYPNKGPVAANYGLEECRFLHPIYHNDTVYVRLTCKQKIDRDHRGKELPSGIVKWFVEVFDQEDELTAIATILTMVQKKSPFVQVNRANIEGYLARLKEDTKATWGLMTAQHMIEHIEKTIRIGAGEIQDFEIATPEQYLEKVQEMVYNHKPMPKGHKHPLMKEESLEALVHEDLITAKKKLLEAMDEFEIYFKENPDAITKNAVFGEMNKFEWDLLNVKHLNHHFKQFGLL; encoded by the coding sequence ATGAAAACACTAGAAAGCTATATAACTGGAAAATGGGCAACAGGTTCAGGTGATGGTATTGTGATGAACGATGCAGTTACTGGAGAAATAATTGGTGCATCCACAACAGATGGTCTAGATATTCCAGAAGTTTTACATTACGGTAGAACCAAAGGAGGAGAAGTACTTAGAAAAATGACTTTTCAGGAGCGTGGAAATATGCTAAAGTCATTAGCTTTATATCTTACTAAAAGAAAAGAGCAATTTTATGAGCTTAGTTATAGAACAGGAGCAACTAGAGTTGATAGTTGGATTGATATCGAAGGTGGTTTTGGTAATCTTTTTGCAAATGCATCTTTACGTAAATTATTTCCGAATCAATCTTATCATGTAGAAGGAGATCCTATTGATTTATCGAGAGGAGGAAGGTTTATGGCGCATCATATCCTAGTACCAAAACGTGGAGTAGCGGTTCACATCAATGCTTTTAATTTTCCAATTTGGGGGATGTTAGAAAAATGTGCGGTTAATTGGATGGCTGGAATGCCGGCAGTAGTTCTACCAGCTCCGCAAACTGCTTACCTTACGGAAGCAGTGGTACGAGTAATTGTAGATTCAGGAATTTTACCAGAAGGAGCATTACAGCTTTTAAGCGGAATGACTAAAAATATCTTAGATACTGTTGGATCACAAGATGTGGTAACATTTACAGGTTCGGCACATACTGGAAGAGTTTTAAAAGCACACCCAAGGTTGATAGAAGAATCTGTACCGTTTACTATGGAAGCAGATTCGCTAAACGCTTGTGTGCTTGGAGAAGATGCAGTACCAGGAACACCAGAATTTGATTTGTTTGTAAAAGAAGTTAGAAAAGAAATGACCGTTAAGACAGGTCAGAAATGTACTGCTATTCGTAGAATCATAGTTCCTTCAAAATTAGTCGAAGATGTTCAGATTGCTTTAGGTAAACAATTAGATAAGGTAACTATTGGGGACCCTAGATTGAAAGAAGTGAGAATGGGGGCTTTGGCAAGTAAAAAACAAGTCGAAAGCTTTAAAAATAATGTTGCAGAAATAGCTAAAACAGCTCAAATAGTTTATGGAAATTTAGATACAATAGAAACTGTTGGTGCTGATGCACAAAAAGGAGCTTTTGTAAGTCCAATTCTGATGAGACAAGATAACCCGTTTCAGCATAAAGGTGTTCATGAGATAGAAGCTTTTGGACCTGTTTCTACAATTATGCCTTATGATACACTTGATGATGCTATAACATTATCTCAGATGGGTAAAGGATCTTTAGTATCCTCTATATTTACTTATGATGATCAGATTGCGAAAGAATACGTAGTAGGAGCAGCTTCTCATCACGGACGTATTTTGATTGGTAATAGAGAAAATGCTAAACAAAGTACAGGGCACGGTTCTCCGCTACCAATGCTTACTCACGGAGGTCCAGGAAGAGCAGGAGGAGGAGAAGAAATGGGCGGAATGCGCGGAATCAAGCATTACATGCAACGTTGTGCAATACAAGGAACACCAACAACTTTAACAGAGGTTACTGGAATTTATCAAGCAAATTCTAAATATAAAGAGTCGGATAAACATCCGTTTGCATATCATTGGGAAGATATCGAACCAGGAATGTCTCTTAAAACTCATAAAAGAACAATTACAGATACAGATATTATCAATTTTGGTAATCTTACTTGGGATCATTTTTACGCACATACGGATATAACTTCTCTTGATGGAAGTATTTTCGAAAAAAGAACTGCGCACGGATATTTCATTCTTGCTGCAGCAGCTGGATTGTTTGTATATCCAAATAAAGGACCGGTTGCCGCAAATTATGGGTTGGAGGAATGTAGATTCTTGCATCCGATTTATCATAATGATACCGTTTACGTAAGATTAACTTGTAAACAAAAAATTGACCGTGATCATCGTGGAAAAGAACTACCAAGTGGTATCGTAAAGTGGTTTGTAGAAGTATTTGATCAAGAAGATGAGTTGACTGCTATCGCAACGATTTTAACGATGGTACAAAAAAAATCACCATTTGTACAAGTAAATCGAGCAAATATTGAGGGATATTTAGCAAGGCTAAAAGAGGATACCAAAGCTACATGGGGATTGATGACCGCTCAGCATATGATAGAACATATAGAGAAAACCATTAGAATTGGTGCCGGAGAGATTCAAGATTTTGAAATAGCTACACCAGAGCAGTATTTAGAAAAAGTACAAGAAATGGTGTATAACCATAAACCAATGCCTAAAGGTCATAAACATCCTTTAATGAAAGAAGAGTCGTTGGAAGCGTTAGTTCACGAAGATCTAATAACTGCTAAAAAGAAGTTGTTGGAAGCAATGGATGAATTTGAAATCTATTTTAAAGAAAATCCTGACGCAATTACGAAAAATGCCGTATTTGGTGAGATGAACAAGTTTGAATGGGATTTGTTAAATGTAAAACATTTGAATCATCATTTTAAACAGTTTGGATTATTGTAA
- a CDS encoding enoyl-CoA hydratase/isomerase family protein codes for MTQPYVNITTENGVGTIEFFHPAHNSLPGDILAKLAKTITEAGDNDDIKVIVLKSGGNRTFCAGASFKELININDAKTGKIFFSGFANVINAMRTCPKFIIGRVQGKTVGGGVGVASATDYCMATKFAAIKLSELNVGIGPFVVGPAVERKIGLSAMTQIAIDANFFYDAEWARDKGLFTKVFEDTEALDIAVKEFAEHLCTYNPEAMKDMKKAFWEGTEHWDTLLAERAIISGRLVLSDFTKETLKRFK; via the coding sequence TTGACACAACCATACGTAAATATAACAACAGAAAATGGAGTAGGAACCATAGAGTTTTTTCATCCAGCACATAATTCTTTACCTGGTGATATTTTAGCCAAATTAGCTAAAACTATAACAGAAGCAGGAGATAATGATGATATTAAAGTAATTGTCTTGAAAAGTGGAGGAAATAGAACATTTTGTGCAGGTGCAAGTTTTAAGGAGTTAATAAATATTAACGATGCAAAAACTGGTAAGATATTTTTCTCTGGTTTTGCAAATGTAATTAATGCAATGCGTACCTGTCCAAAATTTATTATTGGACGCGTACAAGGTAAAACTGTAGGAGGTGGAGTTGGAGTGGCGTCTGCAACAGATTATTGTATGGCTACAAAATTTGCCGCTATTAAATTAAGTGAATTGAATGTGGGAATAGGTCCTTTTGTTGTGGGACCCGCGGTGGAACGTAAAATAGGATTGTCAGCAATGACGCAAATAGCCATTGATGCTAATTTTTTTTATGATGCAGAATGGGCAAGAGACAAAGGGTTATTTACTAAAGTTTTTGAAGATACAGAGGCATTGGATATTGCGGTAAAAGAATTTGCCGAACATTTATGTACCTATAATCCCGAGGCGATGAAAGATATGAAAAAGGCATTTTGGGAAGGAACAGAACATTGGGATACATTGTTAGCAGAGAGAGCAATCATCAGTGGTAGATTAGTGTTAAGCGATTTTACCAAAGAAACGCTTAAAAGATTTAAATAA
- a CDS encoding transferase hexapeptide repeat family protein, which yields MIYSFKGYIPVVHESSFVHPLAAVTGNVIIGKNCYIGPGAAIRGDWGEIILEDGVNVQENCTVHMFPGKSIVLKESAHVGHGAVIHGANLGRNCLIGMNTVIMDDAEIGDECIIGAMSFVKANTVFPKRSLVVGNPAKVIKAVSDEMIDWKTKGTKLYQQLPQDCFESLQEVKPLREVPKNRPTQEEFYRTLQEFKDKK from the coding sequence ATGATTTATAGTTTTAAAGGATACATACCAGTAGTGCACGAAAGTAGTTTTGTACACCCGTTAGCAGCGGTAACAGGTAATGTTATTATAGGTAAAAATTGTTATATCGGTCCTGGAGCTGCTATCAGAGGAGATTGGGGCGAGATTATTCTTGAAGATGGAGTAAATGTTCAAGAAAACTGTACCGTGCATATGTTTCCTGGGAAATCTATAGTGTTAAAAGAAAGTGCACATGTAGGTCATGGAGCTGTTATTCACGGAGCTAATTTGGGTCGTAATTGTCTTATAGGAATGAATACAGTTATTATGGATGATGCAGAAATTGGAGATGAGTGTATTATTGGTGCTATGTCTTTTGTAAAAGCAAACACCGTTTTTCCTAAACGAAGTTTAGTAGTGGGAAATCCAGCAAAAGTAATAAAAGCTGTGAGTGATGAGATGATTGATTGGAAGACTAAAGGAACTAAATTATATCAACAACTACCTCAAGATTGTTTCGAATCATTACAAGAAGTAAAACCATTAAGAGAAGTTCCAAAAAATCGCCCAACACAAGAAGAGTTTTATAGAACTTTACAAGAATTTAAAGATAAAAAGTGA
- a CDS encoding dihydrolipoamide acetyltransferase family protein, whose product MGESISEATILNWLKNVGDSVEEDETILEVATDKVDSEVPSPCNGIITELLFQSNDVVEVGKVIAVIDADDDSGSSEKKSQSEGKELSNNNVNVKPQSSIKSKVKPDIKSDFKIQNTGDNDGFLSPLVISIAQKENLTIEEVRSIAGTGDGGRIRKSDVMLYIKNRKYPLPSRPQTTVPKSSYNAPPISYIEGKDHIVEMDRMRTMIADHMVYSKHTSPHVTSYIEVDVTNMVNWRNKMKLEFLEKHGEKLTFTPIFIEAVSKAIQAYPMINVSVDGKKIIVHKDINVGMATALPSGNLIVPVVRNADEKNLLGLAKNVNHLAKSARNNALKPDEIGGSTFTISNVGTFGSLMGTPIINQPEVAILALGIIKKRPEVITTDNGDEIAIRSMMYLSLSFDHRVVDGFLGGSFLRKVGDELEAFDSNREI is encoded by the coding sequence ATGGGTGAAAGTATATCAGAAGCAACCATTCTTAATTGGTTAAAGAATGTAGGAGATTCTGTAGAAGAAGATGAAACCATTCTGGAAGTGGCTACTGATAAAGTAGATTCGGAAGTACCTTCTCCTTGTAATGGTATCATCACAGAATTGCTTTTTCAATCTAATGATGTGGTAGAAGTTGGTAAAGTAATAGCCGTTATTGATGCTGATGATGATTCTGGATCAAGTGAAAAAAAATCACAATCAGAAGGAAAGGAATTATCTAATAATAATGTAAATGTAAAACCTCAATCATCAATTAAATCAAAGGTTAAGCCGGATATTAAATCTGATTTTAAAATTCAAAATACAGGAGATAATGATGGTTTCCTTTCTCCTTTGGTAATTAGTATAGCTCAAAAAGAAAACTTGACAATAGAAGAGGTTCGAAGTATTGCCGGAACTGGCGATGGTGGGAGAATTCGTAAGAGTGATGTTATGTTGTATATTAAAAACAGAAAATATCCTTTACCAAGTAGACCGCAAACTACTGTACCAAAATCATCCTATAATGCACCTCCAATTTCCTATATAGAAGGAAAGGATCACATTGTAGAAATGGATCGTATGAGAACTATGATAGCAGATCATATGGTGTATTCTAAACATACTTCACCACATGTAACAAGTTATATAGAAGTAGATGTTACCAATATGGTGAATTGGCGTAATAAGATGAAACTAGAATTTTTAGAAAAACATGGAGAAAAATTAACGTTTACTCCAATTTTTATAGAAGCAGTTTCAAAAGCAATCCAAGCATACCCTATGATTAATGTTTCTGTAGACGGAAAGAAGATTATAGTCCATAAAGATATTAATGTAGGTATGGCTACGGCATTACCTAGTGGTAATTTAATTGTTCCCGTAGTTAGAAATGCTGATGAAAAGAATTTATTAGGTTTAGCAAAAAATGTAAATCATCTAGCAAAAAGTGCAAGAAACAATGCATTGAAACCTGATGAAATAGGAGGAAGTACATTTACAATTTCTAATGTGGGAACGTTTGGTAGTCTCATGGGGACACCGATCATCAATCAACCAGAAGTTGCTATTCTAGCCTTGGGAATTATTAAGAAACGACCAGAAGTTATTACAACGGATAACGGAGATGAAATTGCAATTAGAAGTATGATGTACCTATCGTTGTCATTTGATCATCGAGTTGTAGATGGGTTTTTAGGAGGATCTTTTTTAAGAAAGGTTGGTGACGAATTAGAAGCTTTTGATAGTAATAGAGAAATATAA
- a CDS encoding branched-chain amino acid aminotransferase has product MEQQIKITKTANSKLKDIDFDNIPLGTTFTDHMFICEYKNGAWNNPRIEPLELIPTHPAAMALHYGQAIFEGMKATVGKENIPLLFRPEENAKRFNHSAARLGMPSVPVDLFVEAVKQIVGVEHSWIPPKDGSALYLRPFMYADEPFIGMRAATSYKFIVICSPAGPFFTKKIRLYAETEYIRAADGGTGEAKAAGNYAAAILPTEKAKAKGYDQVLWLDANEHKYIQEVGTMNIFFKIGGKFITPSTDGSILKGITRDSVITLLKDKGFEVEERPITIDELITCANEGQLEEAFGTGTAVAIAMIEAIGYRDEVFTLSDNNPVSQDVKNTLDDIKTQKMEDTFNWIIPVSITEKVG; this is encoded by the coding sequence ATGGAACAACAAATCAAAATTACAAAGACCGCAAATTCAAAACTTAAGGATATTGATTTTGATAATATTCCTTTAGGAACAACTTTTACAGACCATATGTTTATCTGTGAATATAAAAATGGCGCTTGGAACAATCCCAGAATAGAACCATTAGAATTAATTCCAACACATCCTGCTGCAATGGCATTGCATTACGGACAAGCCATTTTTGAAGGAATGAAGGCTACCGTAGGTAAGGAAAATATACCATTACTTTTTAGACCAGAAGAAAATGCAAAACGTTTTAATCATAGTGCTGCGAGATTAGGAATGCCCTCAGTACCGGTGGATTTATTCGTAGAAGCAGTAAAACAAATTGTTGGGGTAGAACACAGTTGGATTCCTCCAAAGGACGGAAGCGCTTTGTATCTAAGACCTTTCATGTATGCAGATGAGCCTTTTATAGGTATGAGAGCTGCTACAAGTTACAAGTTTATAGTGATCTGTTCTCCTGCGGGGCCATTTTTTACAAAAAAGATTAGATTATATGCAGAAACAGAGTATATAAGAGCTGCAGATGGTGGTACAGGAGAAGCAAAAGCTGCGGGCAATTATGCAGCTGCAATTCTACCAACAGAAAAAGCCAAGGCAAAGGGATATGATCAAGTATTATGGTTAGATGCTAACGAGCATAAGTATATTCAGGAAGTAGGGACCATGAATATATTTTTCAAAATAGGAGGCAAATTTATTACACCATCTACAGACGGTTCTATATTAAAAGGAATTACAAGGGATAGCGTTATCACTTTGTTGAAAGATAAGGGTTTTGAGGTAGAAGAGCGTCCAATTACAATTGATGAGTTAATAACATGTGCTAACGAAGGACAATTAGAAGAAGCCTTTGGTACAGGAACAGCAGTAGCTATTGCTATGATAGAAGCTATAGGGTATAGAGATGAGGTATTTACTTTATCCGACAATAACCCTGTGAGTCAAGATGTAAAAAATACACTTGATGATATCAAGACTCAAAAAATGGAAGATACGTTTAATTGGATAATACCGGTATCAATAACAGAGAAGGTAGGATAA
- a CDS encoding thiamine pyrophosphate-dependent enzyme, with protein sequence MVASTTIGKEVLKKAFSTLCTAKSMTELYEENFKTVSKYVHATSRGHEAIQIAVAMQLLPQDYAFPYYRDDSMLLGIGMKPYDLMLQLLAKKDDPFSGGRTYYSHPSLNDDDKPKIPHQSSATGMQAIPSTGVALGIQYKELVGISNNVTQESDISKLPLVVCSLGDASVTEGEIAEAFQMAALKQLPILYVVQDNGWDISANEEETRAQNAYEYAAGFHGLEAITIDGANFTESYIAVQNAIRIIREERRPILVHARVPLLNHHTSGVRMEWYRDDLEEARSRDPYPVLRNQLLEAGFAEDEVNNIEAEAKETVAKDLQEAIKAEDPKPEDLFTHDFAPTSITEEKGERSPSDKDEVVMVDCALFAVEELMKKHKECLLYGQDVGGRLGGVFREAATLAQKFGDERVFNTPIQEAFIVGSTVGMSAVGLKPIVEVQFADYIWPGLNQLFTEVSRSCYLSNGKWPVSMILRVPIGAYGSGGPYHSSSVESVVTNIRGIKIAYPSNGADLKGLMKAAYYDPNPVVILEHKGLYWSKVKGTDAARTIEPSEDYVLPFGKANIVQQIWPQDETETMTVVTYGMGVHWALNATQELKDVVEIVDLRTLYPLDEQTIMESVKKTKKCLVVTEEPTNNSFARALAGKIQEECFRYLDAPVMTIGSENMPAIPLNSTLEQTMIPSTEKVKVKIAELLNY encoded by the coding sequence ATGGTAGCCTCAACAACTATAGGAAAAGAAGTTCTTAAAAAAGCATTTAGCACACTTTGTACTGCTAAAAGCATGACAGAACTATATGAAGAAAATTTTAAAACAGTTTCAAAATATGTTCATGCAACATCTAGAGGTCACGAAGCAATTCAGATTGCTGTAGCAATGCAATTGTTACCTCAAGATTATGCTTTTCCTTATTATAGAGATGATTCGATGTTGTTAGGAATAGGGATGAAACCTTATGACTTAATGTTGCAATTGTTAGCTAAGAAAGATGATCCTTTTTCTGGTGGAAGAACCTATTACTCGCATCCAAGTTTAAATGATGATGATAAACCAAAAATTCCTCATCAATCCTCTGCAACAGGTATGCAAGCAATTCCTTCTACTGGTGTGGCTTTGGGAATCCAGTATAAAGAGCTTGTGGGAATTTCTAATAACGTAACACAGGAGAGTGATATATCCAAATTACCACTTGTGGTATGTTCGTTAGGAGATGCCTCGGTAACAGAAGGAGAGATTGCAGAAGCTTTTCAAATGGCAGCTTTAAAGCAGTTACCCATATTATATGTCGTTCAAGATAATGGATGGGATATTTCTGCGAATGAGGAAGAAACCAGAGCACAAAATGCTTATGAATATGCTGCAGGATTTCATGGGTTAGAAGCTATTACAATTGATGGAGCCAATTTTACAGAAAGTTATATAGCTGTTCAAAATGCTATTCGAATTATAAGAGAAGAACGAAGACCTATTTTAGTTCATGCAAGAGTACCATTATTAAACCATCATACATCTGGAGTGCGAATGGAATGGTATAGAGATGATCTGGAAGAAGCTAGAAGTAGAGATCCATATCCTGTATTACGAAACCAACTGTTAGAAGCAGGTTTTGCAGAAGATGAAGTAAATAATATTGAAGCTGAAGCAAAAGAAACTGTTGCGAAAGATCTTCAAGAGGCGATAAAAGCAGAAGACCCAAAACCGGAAGATTTGTTTACTCATGATTTTGCGCCTACTTCAATTACTGAAGAAAAAGGAGAGCGATCTCCTTCTGATAAGGATGAGGTAGTAATGGTAGATTGTGCGCTTTTTGCGGTAGAAGAGTTAATGAAGAAACATAAAGAATGCTTATTATATGGTCAAGATGTAGGAGGAAGATTAGGTGGAGTATTTAGAGAGGCGGCAACATTAGCTCAAAAGTTTGGTGATGAACGAGTTTTTAATACACCTATACAAGAAGCATTTATTGTAGGATCTACTGTTGGAATGTCTGCTGTAGGCTTAAAACCAATTGTAGAAGTACAGTTTGCAGACTATATATGGCCAGGATTGAATCAGTTATTTACAGAAGTAAGTAGATCTTGTTATTTATCTAATGGTAAATGGCCTGTTTCTATGATTCTAAGAGTTCCGATAGGGGCATATGGAAGTGGAGGACCTTATCATTCCTCATCGGTAGAGTCTGTTGTTACTAATATAAGAGGTATTAAAATAGCATATCCAAGTAATGGAGCAGATCTAAAAGGTTTAATGAAAGCAGCATATTACGATCCTAATCCTGTGGTAATCTTAGAACATAAAGGATTGTATTGGTCTAAAGTAAAAGGTACGGATGCAGCCAGAACCATCGAACCCTCTGAAGATTATGTATTACCATTTGGTAAAGCCAATATCGTACAACAAATATGGCCGCAGGATGAAACAGAGACAATGACTGTTGTAACCTATGGAATGGGAGTACATTGGGCACTAAACGCAACCCAAGAACTGAAAGATGTGGTTGAGATTGTGGATTTACGTACGTTATATCCATTGGATGAACAGACCATTATGGAATCCGTAAAGAAAACTAAGAAATGTTTGGTGGTTACTGAGGAACCTACAAATAATTCTTTTGCCAGAGCTTTAGCTGGAAAAATCCAGGAAGAATGTTTCAGGTACTTGGATGCGCCGGTAATGACTATAGGCTCCGAAAACATGCCTGCGATACCTTTGAATAGCACCTTGGAACAAACGATGATACCTTCTACAGAAAAAGTAAAAGTTAAGATAGCGGAATTGTTGAACTATTAG
- a CDS encoding lipocalin family protein encodes MKKIILLLTVATSIMFTSCSSDDDNSGPVDAQDKFIGVWKITQEFEDGVEVTVETCDLQDVLTVTEDEKFSGTSHVMENGTCVLEDTFTGTWENLGDNKYKITSDMDGAEAVEATITFSGNTMTAVTNDEDGEFKQILTRV; translated from the coding sequence ATGAAAAAAATCATTTTATTATTAACCGTAGCCACTTCGATTATGTTTACATCTTGTAGTTCTGATGATGATAATTCTGGACCAGTAGATGCACAGGACAAATTTATTGGAGTTTGGAAAATAACTCAAGAGTTTGAAGATGGAGTAGAAGTGACTGTGGAAACCTGCGACTTACAGGATGTTCTTACAGTAACAGAAGATGAAAAATTTAGTGGGACCAGTCATGTTATGGAAAATGGTACTTGTGTATTGGAAGATACATTTACAGGTACTTGGGAAAACTTAGGGGATAATAAATACAAGATTACTTCGGATATGGATGGAGCTGAAGCTGTAGAAGCAACCATTACTTTTTCTGGTAATACAATGACAGCAGTAACCAATGATGAAGATGGTGAGTTTAAACAAATATTAACCAGAGTTTAA